A stretch of Drosophila gunungcola strain Sukarami chromosome 3L unlocalized genomic scaffold, Dgunungcola_SK_2 000002F, whole genome shotgun sequence DNA encodes these proteins:
- the LOC128257654 gene encoding protein sneaky, translated as MFSFLIKPCRPFYCFLYRPPGQDNARMRCLRRLLTFLLGLVLGFLLWKLVALNFNLGRLFAHGPTNISVFTIFVLLTGTAFMLSRSTRTVIMLIFVALVGKSGRTYLRAVAFAFIISGPIDNLVSNAGEVARVFVCTTVLTYNLSKTRFDLMAKPFTNTLKHMRGDVEEIRQTFGELHEVLIDLKYAVEHSDIEDDKYGDQQTRPLFERWSRQARKMNISETAGKELPTAEEIQERFQQNMRSRCTHQLKSGHRVCLEVFRQGYRKCTTSFPPLIGRAICWPYRVDIICELDLFGNPDRICDPSDVVPPNFGETYLELLRAEQELFDNSSHIEVSYKVRDKEIARSKLESAQRTSQEFTKDFERRRRSFHRVMGLIQKILCLFMLRMVCLSINYYLKYLGDVEFDNFYITEYFKHVDQRCKKQGTDAILPLRTYEKNKYIDVDHIFGRTHEESTTVFFSLTQFLLEIVTAGLFILIDHMVVELLQIIRRRSLITYHQEGEHEVRFNISGVGQMARLLRTTMHNFNIHERVSTSLTNEECLPNAHVLPRTFYYQLLLLYLAIVLLIYQSTTFLRMRRVICSFFYYKREKQRILYLYNRILRSRLKSLENLVHDAEDNLASHRIQQHVNVCMWLRMSCPRAFGWLRHFKCAKRSCIICQGLEDSTFTICRSCGLPYCDDCAEDLNSVCLQCGTVLTRIPEESESSVEVYAYRKEK; from the exons ATGTTTTCCTTTCTGATTAAGCCGTGTCGGCCCTTCTACTGCTTTTTGTATAGACCGCCGGGCCAGGACAATGCTCGGATGCGGTGCCTTCGACGCCTGCTTACTTTTCTGTTGGGCCTGGTCCTGGGATTTCTTCTCTGGAAGCTGGTGGCTCTGAACTTCAACTTGGGGCGCCTGTTTGCCCACGGACCCACCAACATCTCCGTCTTCACGATCTTCGTCCTGCTGACCGGAACGGCCTTCATGCTCTCCCGTTCAACGCGCACTGTAATTATGCTGATATTCGTGGCCTTGGTGGGCAAATCCGGAAGGACATATCTGCGGGCAGTGGCCTTTGCCTTCATAATATCGGGACCCATTGACAACCTGGTGTCGAATGCAGGTGAAGTGGCGCGGGTTTTCGTCTGCACCACTGTCCTCACTTACAATCTCTCGAAAACTCGTTTCGATTTGATGGCTAAACCGTTTACAAACACTTTGAAGCACATGCGCGGGGATGTGGAGGAGATACGCCAGACTTTTGGTGAGTTGCATGAGGTCCTGATAGATCTCAAATACGCTGTGGAACACTCGGACATCGAGGACGATAAATACGGTGACCAGCAGACTAGGCCGCTCTTCGAAAGATGGAGCAGGCAGGCCAGAAAGATGAACATAAGTGAAACTGCGGGCAAGGAGCTACCAACTGCCGAAGAAATTCAGGAGCGTTTTCAGCAGAATATGAGGAGCCGCTGCACGCACCAGCTGAAAAGTGGCCATCGGGTGTGCCTGGAGGTCTTCCGGCAGGGCTATCGCAAGTGCACCACCAGTTTCCCTCCCCTGATAGGCAGGGCCATCTGTTGGCCCTATCGCGTGGACATCATCTGCGAGCTAGATCTCTTTGGCAATCCGGATAGGATATGTGACCCCTCCGACGTGGTGCCGCCAAACTTTGGAGAGACCTACTTGGAGCTACTGAGGGCCGAGCAGGAACTCTTCGACAATAGTTCACACATAGAGGTCAGCTATAAGGTGAGGGACAAGGAAATAGCCAGGAGCAAACTTGAGTCCGCCCAGAGAACATCGCAGGAATTTACCAAAGATTTCGAGCGACGGCGTCGCAGTTTCCACAGAGTTATGGGTCTGATCCAGAAGATACTCTGTTTGTTCATGCTGCGGATGGTCTGCTTATCCATCAACTACTATCTGAAGTATCTGGGTGACGTGGAGTTTGACAACTTTTATATAACCGAGTATTTCAAGCACGTGGACCAACGGTGTAAGAAGCAAGGCACCGATGCCATTTTGCCACTGCGCACCTACGAGAAGAACAAATACATCGACGTGGACCACATCTTCGGTCGCACCCACGAGGAGTCCACCACTGTGTTCTTCAGCCTAACCCAGTTCCTGTTGGAAATCGTCACGGCGGGACTATTCATTTTGATAGACCACATGGTGGTTGAACTACTGCAGATTATTCGAAGGCGATCGCTGATCACCTATCACCAGGAGGGCGAGCATGAAGTGAGATTTAAT ATAAGTGGCGTGGGGCAAATGGCTAGACTGCTGCGCACCACCATGCACAATTTCAACATCCACGAGAGGGTCTCCACTTCGCTGACCAACGAGGAGTGCCTGCCCAATGCCCACGTCCTGCCCAGGACCTTCTACTACCAGCTGCTACTTCTCTACCTGGCCATAGTCCTGCTGATCTACCAGAGCACCACGTTCCTGCGAATGCGACGTGTGATCTGCAGCTTCTTCTACTACAAGCGAGAGAAGCAGCGCATTCTCTATCTCTACAACCGCATTCTGCGGAGTAGACTCAAGTCGCTCGAGAATCTGGTCCACGATGCCGAGGATAACTTGGCCTCACATCGCATCCAGCAGCATGTTAATGTCTGCATGTGGCTCCGCATGTCATGTCCTCGGGCCTTCGGTTGGCTGCGGCACTTTAAGTGCGCCAAACGGAGCTGCATAATCTGTCAGGGCTTGGAGGACTCCACTTTCACCATTTGCCGCTCCTGCGGCTTGCCCTATTGCGACGATTGTGCCGAGGACCTCAACAGCGTTTGCCTGCAGTGTGGCACAGTGCTCACAAGGATACCAGAGGAATCCGAGAGCAGTGTCGAGGTGTACGCCTACAGGAAGGAAAAGTGA